A region of the Chryseobacterium gotjawalense genome:
CTGAAAAGAAATTATTGGAACCGGATTTTTTATCCTTATTCGGCGGATTATTATTAGGCGTCATTTTGGGTTCTATTCCGATTGTCATACCAAGTTTACCGGTGCCTATTAAATTAGGATTCGCTGCCGGACCGCTGATTGTTGCGCTTTTGATATCTCGTTATGGAGGGATTGCGTTCATCCATTCTTATATTAATACCGGCGCTACTTATTTCATGAAAGACTTTGGGATCTGTCTTTTCTTTGCGGCGGTAGGCATTCATGCAGGGGACGGTTTCTATGATAATTTTATTCAGTATCATGGTTGGCTCTGGTTATTGTATGGCTGTGCAATTACCTTTATTCCATTGATTTTAATGGTCATTATCGGCCGGTTTATTATGAAAATCAACTTTCTTCAATTGGCTGGCATTATGAGCGGAAGTTATACCGATCCGGCGGCACTTTCCTTCAGCACGAATTATTTAGATTCCGATATCCCCATTCAAACTTACGCTCAGGTTTATCCTTTAGTAACGATTTTCAGGATATTTGTAGCGAGTTTACTGATTCTTTTCTTTAGTTAAATTAAAGAAATTGAGTAGTCATTTAATCATTGACGACTTGACTATATTAAAAGTTTATTGAACTCTGTTTCAGTAAACTTTTTTTGCCCGAAAAACAAAAAAAAGCAACCTCACTGAGATTGCTTTATAAATAGTTCTTTCGAAATATTATTTAGTTTCCGAAGCGTTATCCGGGAAACGCTGTTGTGTAAATTCTCTTGAAATCGCTGCTTTTTCAAACTTCAATTTTCCGGAAAGGGTTTCGATAATAACACCATCTTCCTGAATTTGTGCTATTCTACCGTGCATTCCAGAAGTAGTAACTACTCTGCTTCCTACTTTTAATTCAGACTGAAAGTTTTTTTCCTGCTTCGATTTTTTCATTTGCGGACGGATCATCAGGAAATAAAACCCGACGAACATCAGTCCCATCATGATCATGGTCGGCATCATAGAACCTTCCGGTGCTGCGGCCTGTAAAAATATTGTTATCATTATATTAATTTAATTATGGTTGAATATCTGCAGAAAAGCCAATCACAATCGGTGCTTTTTCTACATTTGCATATATTTCTGCCTGTTTGTTAACGAGTCCGTCGAAATTAGAAGAATCGAATTTCAAAGTAATTTTTCCTTTTTGTCCCGGAAGAATCGGCTCTTTGGTATAATCAGGAACGGTACATCCGCAACCCGGTTTTACCTGAGAAATAATCAGGGGATTTTTTCCGGTATTGGTCACTTCGTAGGTGTGTTCTTTATGTTCTCCTTTTTTAATTTTTCCGAAATCAAACTGCGCTTCAGAAAGTGCAATGTTGGTTAAAGGTTTAGACTGTGCTTCTTTCACCATATCCTCTTGAGAATCGATATTCGGTTCAGCCACCTGAGCAGTTCCCTGCTCGATAACGAGTTGATCTGCGCTCTGGTCTTTTTTACAACTTACTAAAGCTAAAGCCACAACAAGTGGTGCTATTTTAATAAAATTTTTCATATTAACTTCTGTTTAAATCTTTGGTGTATTTATCTAAAATCCCATTGATGAAAATGTTGGAACGGTCGGTTGAAAACACTTTAGAAATTTCGATATATTCATTAATAATAACTCTTCCCGGCGTTAATGGGAAATAATCGAGTTCCGTAATAGCTGCAATCAGAATGATTTTATCCATTAAAGCCACACGGTCCAGCTCCCAGTTATCTAATCTTCCTTCCAGTTTTTTCTCATTTTCTTCCCAATGGTTCAGGGATTGTTTTAAGAGTTTACGGGCGAATTCACGGTCCTCTTCATCTTTAATCATTTTAATTAAAGTATGGCTCGGTTCATTTTCTTTAAAAAAACCAATGGTTTTCTGCATCATCGAATTGGCGATATGGAAATCATCTGCCCAACTCAATTCTTTTCCTTCAAGATGGTCATGAAAATCATCGTTTTCAGCGATATACCTTAAAAATAATTTCCCGATAAATTTCTGGTCAGCTTCGAAAGAATGTCCTTCTTCTTTCATAAAATCCTGATATCTTTTACCGGCCGACATTCTCTGAAACGTCTTCACCAGCAATTCATCATAGATATCCCATTTTAAATCCTGATTTTTAGAAGTAAAAGAAAGGCGCTCGTCATTTTCTTCTAATTTAATTAAAACCTGATTGTTGATGAATTTTTGGTTGGGATTGGTTTCTTTATCAGTTTGAATATACTTATTCTTACCGATTTCGATTTGCCGTTCTGCCAGATCTTTCAGCGCCACCAAAAAATTAAGTTGGTAAATGTAAAGATGATAGATTTTATCGATTTCTGAGAACATGTTTTTCTCTAACACATCGAATTTAATGGGATTTTGATAATATGAATACAGCGATTCTACTACCTTTTCACGGATTTGTCTTCTTCCTAACATTTCAAAGAGCTTTTTAGGGTGCAAAGATAATAAAATTGTTCCAAGTTGAGACTTATAAGATGTAATTTATACCAAACAATAATCTGTTCCGATCATACCCAAGCATCCGTTTTTTCTCAACTACGACAAAATATCAATTTTCAATTTCTTATTTTTGCAGAGGTTTCTAGGCAAGCAAACCGCTAAAAACCTTATGATTTATGAACGCACTGAAAACCCTTAATCCCTATTTCTGGAAACATAAAAACCTGTTGTTTTATGGTTTTCTATTCATTATTGCCAGTAATTTTTTCAATATATTTAAAGTACAGTTCGTAGGAAAATCCGTGGATGAAATATCAAACACTAACAGTTTAGGTTTTAATAAGCAGGTTTTAATTTATGTTGCGATTATCGTAGGTTCTTCATTACTGACGGGATTTTTCACTTTTATGATGCGCCAAACCATCATTGTTGCGTCCAGAGAAATCGAATATGAACTGAAAAATAAAATCTACAATCATTATCAGGAATTATCGTTAACCGACTTCAAGAGAACAACCATCGGTGATCTGATGAACCGCTTGAGTGAAGATGTTGTTGCCGTAAGAATGTATCTCGGGCCGGGAGTAATGTACGTCGTCAATTTACTGATCCTGTTGATCATTACGAGTGTTTATATGCTCAATACGAATGTAGAAATGACTTTGTGGTCTCTTCTGCCGTTGCCTGTTCTTTCTTTTCTCATTTACAAAGTAAGTTCGATTATCAATAAAAAATCGAAAATTATGCAGAAGAGCCAGTCTGCGATTTCAACTTTTGTACAGGACAGTTTTTCGGGAATTCGGGTGGTGAAATTCTTTGCAAAAGAAAGTTACATCGAAAAAAGTTACGGCACCAAAGTAAAAGATTATCAGGATAAATCGCTTGATCTTGCCAAAACAGAAGCCTATTTCTTTACCATTATCCTGTTTGTCATCGGCTTATTAAATGTGGTCATTCTGTTAATCGGCGGGCAGAAATACATGGCGAATGAACTCTCGGTCGGCAAGATTGCAGATTTCTTTCTGTACATCAATATCTTAATTTTTCCTTTTTCTATGGTCGGTTGGGTAACATCTGTGAATCAAAGGGCAGAAGCATCGATGGCGAGAATCAATGAATTTCTCGATATGAAAACCGACATCATTAATACCAATAATGAAGTGTATCCGATAAAAGGAGATATCGAATTTCGAAATGTTTCTTACGTTTACCCAAATACCGGAATTAAAGCCCTGGAAAATTTAAGTTTCAAAATTGAAGCCGGTAAATCATTAGCAATTATGGGAAAAACCGGAAGTGGCAAATCAACTATTGCCCTTTTACTTTGTCGGTTAATCGATCCTACAGAAGGAGAAATTCTTATCGACGGAAAAAATTTAAAAGACCACAATTTAGAAAACTACCGAAAATTCATCGGCTATATTCCGCAGGAAAGTTTTCTTTTTTCAGACACCATTGAAAACAATATTGGATTCGCCATCGACAAACCTTCTCATCAGTTGGTCGAAAAATACTCAAAAAAAGCAGATGTTCACAAAAACATCGTAGAGTTCAAAGATCAGTACAAAACGATGGTTGGCGAACGCGGTGTGATGCTTTCCGGCGGACAGAAACAGCGGATCTGTATTGCAAGAGCGTTAATTAAGGAACCGTCTGTTTTGATTTTTGATGATTCATTATCGGCTTTGGATACAGAAACCGAAGAAAATATCCTTCAAAATATTGAAAATGAAATTCACAACTGTACCTCCATCATTATTACGCACCGGGAAAGCAGCGCTAAACGCTCGGATAAAATCCTGAACCTCACCCCGATAGAAAATGAAAATCTGAATTAAGTGATGGTTTCTTTATTGATAAGCCACTTTTTTTCGTAAATAATTAAAAATAAATTCCACAATTAAAAGAAATCTTTTATATTTGTTACACAAGATTTGAAAAATAGCTACAAATGAGTGATTACAAGGAACGCCATGAAAATGAAATTTTCACCAAGGTATTGAAGGCAGGAAGAAGAACTTATTTCTTTGATGTGCGAGAAACCAAAGCGGGAGATTATTATTTAACGATTACCGAAAGCAAAAAGAACTTTGGTGAAAATGGAGAAGCAACATTCGAAAAACATAAAATTTATCTGTACAAAGAAGATTTTAAAAGTTTCGAAGAAATGTTTAAAGATTCAACAGATTTCATCATCGGTCAAAAAGGCGAAGATGTAATTTCTGAAAGACACGACAAGGATTTCAAAACGAAATCATTTACGATTGAATCAGACGAAGAAATTTAATCAGACTTCGATAAAAGAAAAAAAGCATTTAATTACAATTAAATGCTTTTTTTGATTCTAATGGATCAAACCCAAAGGAGAGAAAAATAGAAATATTTAATTTTGAAGAATGTCAAGTGCCTGAAATCCATCTAGACCTGCAGAAGCTGTAAAGTAAGTGCCAGATCTGCACTGCATTTCATAAAAGTGAAATGACCACAAAAGTCAGCATACAGCCAGTATAAGGTCAGCATACAGTAGGGGTTGCCGGGAAGATGGTTGCGGTTTGGTCACCATAGAAAGGAAAAGACGGAAAAGACCATAAACGAAAAAACGCATTGATAATCAATGCGTTTTAACTTGGGTGAATGAGGGGTCTCGAACCCCCGACCTCCGGAACCACAATCCGGCGCTCTAACCAACTGAGCTACAATCACCGTTTGAGGTTGCAAATATAATACTTTTCGATATACTACAAAATTATTCCGTCAAAATTTTTGAAAGCAATCAACTTTTCTGTGGTAAATCCCTCTGCAAAGGCCACTCCGGAGAGCCGACCCAAGTCCTGAGCCCGGTAAGTGAGGCTTTCCAGGAAGTCTTTGGAAGCAATCGGTGTCATCGGCTCATCCGAATTCGGATCGTAAAACTGGGTTTTGAAAGCAAGACAGGCTTCCATTTTCTTCGGCATGAAATCTGAAATATCAACCACGAAATCCGGCGTAATATGCTTCCACTGAATATAATGGAAAATATGTTTCGGGCGCCACGCTTTCTGATTTTCATTTTCTAAACTGGTTTCTATTTTGACGAGCCCTGAAAGAAAACAAGCGTCAGAAACCAATTTTGCTGCTTTGGCATGATCTGGATGCCGGTCGTCGATGGCATTGGCCAATACGATTTCAGGCTGAAATTTACGGATCATTTTCACAATCTGCATTTGGTACTCTTCTGTATTCAAAAGAAAACCATCTTTCATTTTCAGATTCGTACGGTGAGAAATCCCCAAAATCTTTGAGGCGTTTCCAGCTTCCTCTGCTCTCGTGATATTGGTTCCACGAGTTCCGAGTTCACCTTCGGTTAAATCAACGATAGCAACCGTTTTACCTTCTGAAATCAG
Encoded here:
- the yajC gene encoding preprotein translocase subunit YajC encodes the protein MITIFLQAAAPEGSMMPTMIMMGLMFVGFYFLMIRPQMKKSKQEKNFQSELKVGSRVVTTSGMHGRIAQIQEDGVIIETLSGKLKFEKAAISREFTQQRFPDNASETK
- a CDS encoding DUF1573 domain-containing protein, whose amino-acid sequence is MKNFIKIAPLVVALALVSCKKDQSADQLVIEQGTAQVAEPNIDSQEDMVKEAQSKPLTNIALSEAQFDFGKIKKGEHKEHTYEVTNTGKNPLIISQVKPGCGCTVPDYTKEPILPGQKGKITLKFDSSNFDGLVNKQAEIYANVEKAPIVIGFSADIQP
- the nusB gene encoding transcription antitermination factor NusB, which produces MLGRRQIREKVVESLYSYYQNPIKFDVLEKNMFSEIDKIYHLYIYQLNFLVALKDLAERQIEIGKNKYIQTDKETNPNQKFINNQVLIKLEENDERLSFTSKNQDLKWDIYDELLVKTFQRMSAGKRYQDFMKEEGHSFEADQKFIGKLFLRYIAENDDFHDHLEGKELSWADDFHIANSMMQKTIGFFKENEPSHTLIKMIKDEEDREFARKLLKQSLNHWEENEKKLEGRLDNWELDRVALMDKIILIAAITELDYFPLTPGRVIINEYIEISKVFSTDRSNIFINGILDKYTKDLNRS
- a CDS encoding ABC transporter ATP-binding protein, producing MNALKTLNPYFWKHKNLLFYGFLFIIASNFFNIFKVQFVGKSVDEISNTNSLGFNKQVLIYVAIIVGSSLLTGFFTFMMRQTIIVASREIEYELKNKIYNHYQELSLTDFKRTTIGDLMNRLSEDVVAVRMYLGPGVMYVVNLLILLIITSVYMLNTNVEMTLWSLLPLPVLSFLIYKVSSIINKKSKIMQKSQSAISTFVQDSFSGIRVVKFFAKESYIEKSYGTKVKDYQDKSLDLAKTEAYFFTIILFVIGLLNVVILLIGGQKYMANELSVGKIADFFLYINILIFPFSMVGWVTSVNQRAEASMARINEFLDMKTDIINTNNEVYPIKGDIEFRNVSYVYPNTGIKALENLSFKIEAGKSLAIMGKTGSGKSTIALLLCRLIDPTEGEILIDGKNLKDHNLENYRKFIGYIPQESFLFSDTIENNIGFAIDKPSHQLVEKYSKKADVHKNIVEFKDQYKTMVGERGVMLSGGQKQRICIARALIKEPSVLIFDDSLSALDTETEENILQNIENEIHNCTSIIITHRESSAKRSDKILNLTPIENENLN
- a CDS encoding DUF3276 family protein; amino-acid sequence: MSDYKERHENEIFTKVLKAGRRTYFFDVRETKAGDYYLTITESKKNFGENGEATFEKHKIYLYKEDFKSFEEMFKDSTDFIIGQKGEDVISERHDKDFKTKSFTIESDEEI
- the bshB1 gene encoding bacillithiol biosynthesis deacetylase BshB1; protein product: MKVDILAIGAHPDDVELGCGGTLAKLISEGKTVAIVDLTEGELGTRGTNITRAEEAGNASKILGISHRTNLKMKDGFLLNTEEYQMQIVKMIRKFQPEIVLANAIDDRHPDHAKAAKLVSDACFLSGLVKIETSLENENQKAWRPKHIFHYIQWKHITPDFVVDISDFMPKKMEACLAFKTQFYDPNSDEPMTPIASKDFLESLTYRAQDLGRLSGVAFAEGFTTEKLIAFKNFDGIIL